AGCGTCGAAGGTGGAAAAAGAcgagttttaattttaatataaacagTTCGAAgagagaatttttattttttttatttttcccagCAAAATATTTCGAAAcacacataattttttttccctctctgtGAGAAAAAAACCCTAGCTCGTCCTCTCTCCTCGTCCTCTCTTTCAAGTTTCCCTCCCTTTTCTATCTGATTTCCTCCATTCCCATCCGATTCGGTgggttcttcttcttcaatggACTTCAATTGAACTGAATCCTTCCTCACTTTGAAGGATCTGGGAGCTTAAGCTGTCAAACCGAGCAACAATGGCGTCTTCCGACAAGGATGTCGAAGAACAGCTTTTGGAAGCTGGCAATAAGATTGTTGACCCTCCTACTTCAGTTGAAGAACTCCTACCTCTTCTCGACGTAAGCCCTTCCGTTCTTCTTCTCTACGTTTTTCACCCggttattttttgttctttttcccCTTTAATCTGGGAATTTCGCTAGGGATTGTGTTTTACTGAATTAGTTTTTCGACCTGGTAGAATGCTgtctttgaattttcttttgctGTATCCTATTTACGGCGATATTTTGATGCTCGATTGGTTTCCCCTATACAATATATCGTGTTCCGTATTGTTTGCTTGTCCTTCGTTGCCTTGTATTTGCCATGTATTGGAAATTTCCATCCTTTGACTACGTTCGAGCCGTGCGCACGATAATGAAACACGACTTTGAATGAAATTGCAGAAACTGTAGCCATTTCTATTACTATTAGCACCAAATACGATTAAGTTGGAAACCGGACCTTCACTAAAATTTTCTAGCTCAAAATCTCTTTCATTTGCACGAAAGAAAAGTTGAATTGATtcatatatgtgtgtgtgtgtgtgtgtgtatgtatgtatgaagCTTTAGATTTCAAGTAGCACAACTTAAATTAGAAGATAAGTTGGTGTACATCTATTCAAGTTTACTGGAATAATACAGCTGGGTAGGGTGACATATTCTAACTCCATATTGAGCTGGTAGTAAGAGTATCACTTTCGGTGATCTGGAAAGTTATGCAAATGTAAAACTATTTGAGAGGGAATTGGTTGAGATTATGTGAATTTTTGAGAACTGGTAAGGAGAGGATTACTTCCAGGAACGTGGATAATGGGTCCTAATGTAATGAGGGTTCATGCTTTAAGACCAGTCAGGCAGTTTAGCATCTCTTAAAATTTTTAACTGTGACTTTTAAATCTGTCTCTCATGTTGATTCTTTAAACCGAACATTAAATGTCTAATGAGGTATTTTCCACCTTATTGctttgttttcttaatcccgCTAATGTAATTATTCTCCCTCTTATCTTTTTTCCCCCTCTCTTCTGATGAATTGAAATGCAATGGAATATTAGCAGCTAAAATGGCCTTCTAGGTCCTTggtattaattaattgattatttttatctttatggATCTTAATTTTTGTGGTTATGATAGGTAGCACATTGCATGTTTCTTAAACTTCACAATAATCTGCCTGATTGCAGAAAATTGAGAGTTTGCTGGCAAAAGTTGAACAATCCCCTTCAAAATCAATGCAAACTGCACTCACTCCGTCACTGAAAGCCCTGGTCTCTGATCAGCTTCTAAGGCATTCAGATATTGATGTCAAAGTTGCAGTTGCTGCATGCATCAGTGAAATAACTAGGATCACTGCACCTGATGCCCCTTACAACGATGAGCAAATGAAGGTAATTAGAAATTTGGTATTTAAGTGGATACGATGTCAATTTCCCACTTATTGAATTTACTTCTAAAGATTATGTTGCTGTTCAGGAGGTATTTCATCTGATTGTATCATCCTTTGAAAATCTCTCCGACAAGTCAAGTCGATCGTATGCAAAGAGGGCATCCATTCTTGAAACTGTTGCGAAGGTCAGATCATGTGTGGTCATGCTGGATTTGGAATGTGATGGATTGATCATCGAGATGTTCCAACATTTTCTTAAGACTGTAAGGTATcatgttagattttattttgaaatcaaattccttttaaatttttacttaTAAAAGCACAGTTATAATAGCTATTAATTTCCctacaattcaaattcttttgtGAATACATATAATTTGTTCCTCCATGAAATACTACTAAACAGTGCTGTTAAACTTGTACGATTCACAAGTTTCATCATATGAGTCAAAACCCAATGGAGCCAAAACGAATTAGCTCATTCATATGAATCACAAATGAGCTGAATCGGAAAAAAACGTAGAAAATCACATTTCCTATtcaagaaattggaaaaaagatttaaaacaaaaaataccgCTATTTGCCTGTCAGTTGAAGGAGAAAGTGGCTTTGTGTTGGGATGGCCACTACCACCGGCAAAGAAATGAagtgaaacaaaagaaaaaagggaagaagaagaagaaacagataatagggaagaagaagaagaaatagaaaaagggaagaagaagaaaatgaaaaaccaTAAGTCTGAAGACTGAAAACCTGGGAAGTGAAGAGGCATACGCAAGAGGAAATAAAAGAACCATGGGTAAACGGAAAAGACAatctgaaattttaaaatataaattaaaattgaatgtaTATCTCAGGTTTTTTTTCCATCTCACAGTACATTAAATGCATATCACAGCATATTAATTCAATAGTTtaagtgtgtgtatatatatatatatttaagttattattttctttttcctattttGGACTTAActatttatatttcaatattatatattaaattgaaacttACGGTACACGATACATTATGATACTTGAtacattaaattttgattttgatttcctTCCGTTTCACGAATTAACAACCTTGCTATTAAACTTCAGTACTTCATCAAAAATTGACTGACCATTATATTGGGTGCTTTGGATGATATATAGTGGTGGTATTTGAGTGCATTTGAAGGATTGGCAAGAAAAActcaattaaaaatataatgtaGTGAATTAGAATAGTTGACTGTATTGTAATAAGTTTGGATTTTAATTATGGTCtgttaattaggttaaatttGTTCAATCCTTTTTATTATTGTCATGGGCTGGTAGTTAGGTTGGTTAGCAGGCAACCTTTACAAATAAAGGAATGTCTTTTATATCTTCAAGGCTTCATATATGGGATAGAGTTTTCTTTGGTTGTTCCTGAGTGTAGATGTTGCACTTGGCTAAGTTTGATATTTGAGTGAGAAAAGGAATTGCTTGCGAGGATCCCAACAAGTAAGAATTTGGATTTTATGGGAATGGAAAGTACCTTTTCTGGCTTTTGAATGGTAGTGCTCAAGATTTAGCACAGTTTCCTTCATTTTGAGGATTTTCCCAACAACCATGCGACAAAAAGCATGGGAGGCTGTATAGTATCACTCAAAATTTAACTCATCAAATTGATAGCTTGATGTAGTAGGATTAGAATAAGTTAGAGTATTATGGTCAAATCCTTAATTGATTAGGATTTGGATTAGTTTCCGAATTGATTAGAATTAGGATTACTTACCTTGgtttattaggattaggattagttttttTGActaattaggattaggattagttctttgattaattagaattatgaTTAGTATGCTTTTtagttctctataaatagagaattGTCTTCTTGTATTGGCAatttttgattcataataaagactttgattttattattggaGATTTCTCTCCTTTAATCTCTTAGGCTACAAGCCTACATCATAGCAAGattgcaaaagaaaaaattttggattttgccAAAATATGTGAACATCGAAAAGTTTTCGATGGCTTGGAGTTTTTGATAGAGGCTTAGGCATTTGTGTTCAATGGATGAGAAATTATACATGAGTTTGAATGCCTTCCTCATGAATTTTCAAGTATTAACCAAAATTCAGATTTTATCGATACTCGAGCAATCAAGTGAATGATGCTTAGACAGCGCtggatttttaaattaattaaattggagaTGATACTCTATGGAATGGGAAGGAAAATACGGTTAATGTTTTGTGGATCATCTGTTGGAACCACAATTCAATGGATAAAGTGTCTAATTCACAAGAAACCTCTCAGACTTTGTTGAAGGAAGGAGATTGAATTTGATGGAAGACGAACATAAGAAGCTGTCTGTTTAAGGAGAGTTCTCCATGTATTTTGATGAGCTTTTTTCTGAAAAAAGAGATTTCCTGTCTTGGTATGTATGAGTTTCATCTGTCTTCTACAATTAAAGCTTTTAGCTGTAATTTTGCTCCCTAATGTTTTCCCAGCATGATAATTTGATGATGAATGATTTTGTCAACAAAGTTGACATAAGCAAAGAAGGATTTTCCATGGCTCTTTTGATGGGCTATTACAGAATCTTATTCAGGGGTGTATTGGTTCTTTAAGACTAAAACATTGTATTTTATCAATGTCCCACAAGCTTGGAAATCTAATCTACAGGCTGGTTGCTCCATTGGAAAATCCTTTAACCTTATACGCATGTCTTGACAAGCTTATAGAAACATTAGGGTATTGATATAGTGAAATTTCAGCCTTTTGAGTTCCATGTTTCCTGACTAGATATTTTTCCGTCACATCTTAAGCTCAAGGAAACTATAGTGGATTAGTTGGATAGCATTGtaataagtttcaaactttcaattctttGGTTGTTGTTGATTTGCCATTGTTAGAGCCCGAAAAGCTTAAATCAATGagtttgataaatttaattctatcaatttttCAATAGCCCTCACTTGTGAGCTTGATAATTTGTAGAAGGCCCAAATAGAGGAAATCAATATTACTTAGGGAGGAAGTGACATTTCAGGGGTTCTAATATATGACCTCTTGCTCTATTACTTGTGGAGGAAGTGACATTATATGGTTGGGCTTTTCTACTCTATTCTTTGTTAGAAGGCGGAGGAAGACTTGGATCATATTCTTTGGCATTGTGAGTTTGTGAGCTCGGTCtgggactttttttttttccagacgTTTGGGTTGATGCGTGCTTGTCACAGAGATGTTTTCTCTGGCTTACTAGCGTTTGTGCTATTATTCGGGTGTTGTGGGGCGAGATGTTTAGGGGGATTGAGAGGGATGCTAGGGAGAGTTGGTCTCTTGTCCGTTTTCATGTGTCTCTTTAGGCTTCAATCTCAAATgtcttttgtaattattctattGACATGATCTTTGTATAGTTGGAGTCCCTTCTTGAAGAGGGAGTGCTCTTTTTGTGGGCTGGCTTTTTTTGTATGCccgtgtattctttcattttttctcaatgacagttgttatgaaaaaaattatatgaccTCTTGCTCTAATATCATGTTATTTCTGGAGCAAATCAATTTTCTCCTTGTAGAAAGAATCCAAGAATgggtaaaaggaaaaaataattagaatatAAAAGTCTAATACTTTAATGTAAACACAAATATACAGTTTTAGTTTTCAATACTTTTTGGTTTGTTTGAGTTGGTTGGAAGGCAACTTCCATAAATTGGGGGGAAACTGGTAAGGTCTAttgtattttaaatatttttctgtttttttttttttttttttttttgagaaatacaATAGTGGTAGGGGGATTTGAACTACAAATCTTTTGGTCACAAACACATTCATATGCCAGTTGAGCTATGACAGCTTTGGCTTTAGTCTGGATACTAGGCtgcattaaaaataaaatacattcatgtaaactttattttttaatatgttgTCTGTAATTGTTATTGATTGGAGCAGCGTGCAATCTGATAGGAGGTTATGCATTAGTTCAGCTTTTAATCAGTGTTTTCAAGGTGTGTGCCTTGGGTTGCCTAAGGCGAGAGGCGATGCGACTTCGGGTTGTTACGCCTTGAAAAGGCAAGGTCCTTCAACCAGGCGCTCGCCTAATTGTGCTTTACGTCACCTTGATGCGCTTTTGCCATATAATAAGGCGAGCGCctaattgtttttgtttatttttttttccttttgatatCCTAGAATGTGAGAAGTACAAGAATTTGGTGAAGGATAGAAACATGCAGAAGaataaaaagaaggaagaagagaatggttagaagaagaagaaaaatcgggagataattttttaaaaaagaaaagaaaatagaaagaaaagaaaaggcagTAGAAGAGAGTCTCATTTGAGACATATGTGTTGCTGCATGAAACTGCCAGATGGCAATAATTTGACAGATCCTAGAAGAATGAAATAGGGATAGTTGCATGAAACTGCCATTTGGCAATCTTTTCCCATAAATACAAGGCTTTTTATTTAAAAGTGGCATGTTTAATGATAGTTAGACTATTTCTTTTACTCGATAAAATAGATTCTATAACTCTAAATTTTACTAAAATAGGTTatgttttttataaaaaaataaataactttgtaACATTCTTATGCTTTTAGTTTTgagtatttattattattattaatttacaaatgttaataaataaaatttattcacTATTTTATCAAGTGTGCCTTGCTTCAATCAGGCGACGCTTTTTTATTGCCTTTTGCCAGGAGGCAATTAAAAGACTCATTTCCTTAATGTGTGCCTTGCGCTTTGAAAACACCGATTGTAATGATGTCTTGGCGTATTGTTTGCCGTGCCAATTCTTGTAATAAGTTGCCGATAATTTGAAGTTCAGATGATGGCAGTAACAAGTAACTCTTCCCTGGTGTTCACAGAGTAAAAGTTGATGTGATTTGATTTTAATAGTGCTAAGTAAAAGATTTACAAAAGCAAATTTCTGATTAAACAGACCACCAAACAATCTTTTTGTGATTTGTTCTCTGATTTGTTCTCATTTGTGTAAGATTGGACCACTTAGgttttatctatttaattttaagCCTTCCATCTACTCAATTTAGGTCTAGCATTTTCCTTCTAATAGCTTGGTTCTATTCTTCATCCAGGGATTATCACCCAGAGAATGTATTTACGTCAATGGAGACAATTATGAGCCTTGTTTTAGAAGAAAGTGAAGATATGGCTGTAGGGCTCCTCTCTCCTATCTTAGAAAGTGTGAAGAAGGACAATGAGGTAATGTGCTTTGAGTTGTTCCcttcctctctcttttttaattattaatgtttTCACCTTTGATTGTCTGTTGAatcttataatataattacagGAAATTCTACCTATTGCTCGGAAGCTAGGAGAGAAAGTTCTTGACAACTGTTCTACCAAGCTCAAACCTTATTTGGTTCAAGCTGTAAAAACCTTGGGGATTTCTTTTGATGATTACAGTGATGTTGTTGCTTCCATATGCAAAGATCTTTCTGGCTCTCTTGAGCCTAGTAATCTTCACGATGCTGGTGAAAATGTGGTAAGTTCTTAATAATATATTCTAAGGCTGGGGTGCCATTCAAGTCTTTCTAACAGTCCATCCCATTCGCCCCCCTCCTAGTATTGAGTATTGTACAAATGAGATTCTATATCTGCTATGACTTGGTATCATAAAAACAAAGCTATGTGGTAGGTCTCTACTCTCCGTTATTTGCAGGGTATACAAGTGAttagaatattttattatatttgcaacCATGTCAAATGTTGTGAATACAATATTTGATTCccatgtttaaaatatataggatacatgatttgtgataTTGAATTTTCCGTCAGTTTATGTATTTCAGaggttagttttttttcttttttttttttaaaaacttttttttagctTGAGATTCTGGTTGTTGAAATAATATTCAACACCCAAGCGTCGGCATACAAGATATATTTAACCCCGACAGAAGTGATCTTTACATGATTCTGGCATCTTCTCTTGAATCTGAATTTTATGTAATGGTTTCTGCATTCTTTCAATTGAAACTTTGTACAGGTTGCTGAGAGCAAGTCAGTCAGAACGTCCGAGGATGAGGTAATGCAACATCGCAATCTTCTTAATGAATCTCCTTTCCTGTTTTTGGTTTTATGAAGCATTTCTTCTCTTGTTAGAACAGGCAGTTCTTTATAATCTCACGTAAGTAACAtatgcaaaatataatatattaggTTGGTATGTGGaaagtatttattttgatttaactAACATGTAAAATTATACAATATCTATCAGGTTGACGAGAAACTGACAGAAGTGGCCACACCTGAGAGAGTTGACATGGCCGTGGAGAAACATCGTGATTCAGTTAAGAGCAATGGAGTTGCAGAGGGGGGTGAGGATGGCTCGGTGTCTACTCTGGAGAACAAGAAGGAAGAACATGGTCAGGAGTGCAAAGAGGTGAAATCACCCAAGAGTCCTGAACCTGCCAATTTGAGCTCTGAGAAGGCTAGCAATGTGAAGGAAAGATCTGAAAAGTCCTCTaggaaaaaaggtaaaaaatctAATCAATCCTCGAAGTCTACTGAAGTTTCTCATGTTGATGCCCAGAAGGGATCTGAGAGCCAGCCAGAACGTGAAAGCCACAGTGAACATCCTGGTTCTCCTTGTGAGAACCGGTCTGCTGAAAATTTGCCTTTGGAAAATGAGGCTGATGCCAAGCCTTCCTCACCCAAGGCCATGGAGGTCGAATCTGCAAATGTTGCTTCACCTTCACTTAGTGAAAGCGTTCCTGATGAGTGTAACAATAAGTCTGGACAGGGAAATAAGGCTGGACAGGCAAAAAAGAAAGGCAACTCAGCGAAAGAGGTGGTGGCATCATCTGCAGAAGTTTCAAAAGAATCATCTGATGGAATGCACGACTCAGGAGCCAAGCTTGATTCAGATGCTGAAGAGAAGGCTCCTGCTGGAGTTTCTGATGATACCAAGACTGCAGCTGAAGACTCAGAAGAAAGGGAAAGTGATGCTACCAGTGATTATGAGACTAAGACATTGAAGCATTCTGCTAGGAAGGGAGATGGAGCCAGTAAGAGTAGTGGTGGTTCTTTAAAACAATCAGAAGCTAAGAGAAAGAAGGGATCGGGGAAATCTATTTCTGGAAAGAACATGAAAAAATTATCAGGTGATGATGATAAAAAGGTGAGAATCTATGTTTGGCTTAGTAATGATAAAATCCTATCCCCATTGAGCATTAGTAATTGCTTGGTTGAATTGTGGTTATTCTTCTAGGAAGCAACACCTGTGCTGAAACCAACCTCGAAAACCACCAAAGATGAGAAGATCTTGGACAAGACTCCAACAGCAGTTTCCAAGAGGAAACGAACTCCTAGCAAAGAAAAAGTATGTTCATGCTgtatagaattaattaattctatttcaTTATGGATGATGACGTTTTCACCTACTTGGAGAAAAACTTTAGTAATGTTGCGATCGCTGTGTTGTTGTGTGCTCATTAATGTTAGATTTTTGTTCTCTCCATAAGTTAATTTGTTGGGAGGCTGACTTTTGCTCTTAAGAAGTGACTACTCTTCATGACTTTGCTTTTATTGCCATCAATACATCGTAGTTAGTGTGTTCTAATTCAACTTGTGTTTGTTTATTAATATATACAAGAATTTActgatttctatattttcccTGATTAAATATTTCGTTTGTGTGCATTTGTGAGGATATAGAAATGCTCGTCTTCTTGTAGACATATTGGCTTATTTGTCCAATGTTCTCTGTTTGTGTGTGTGAAACTCAAATGAtacataatcatttttttttaatgaagagtGTGGTATCCTTCCTTCCTTCCCCcccacccaaaaaaaaaagagatgcATTACCAAAAATCTCCTGGTTTTCAGTACTGCTGCCATTTGTTTTGTATATGATCTTAAAGCGACATGTTGGTGATTGGCTCATTGCACTCTTCTTTGTTGTGTTGACAACTTAAATTTCGTTTTCAGGAGTCTGAAACCAAGAAATTTGATGAAACTTTGGTTGGTTCGAAGATAAAAGTGTGGTGGCCAGAAGATCGCATGTAAGTGCCAATGGGCTCTTCTCTAGCTCTTTTGGATTTCTTTGATTTATGGTCTCATAATATGATAAACTTAAATCGTAATGCACACATAGTATTTGCAGACATATACTTTTCTAATATTTTTGCACATTGGtaccttatttaatttgttGTCGTATTCTAAGTCAGGACTtggatttaaaattgattatgaaAAAGCTTACGAATATGTGGAGATCTTggatttaaatttgttttcgGAATGACTAACTGAGAGATAAGGTGGAAGATTCTAGAGGGCTTAGGCAAGGAAACTTTTTTTCCTCGCTCTCTTCAT
This genomic window from Benincasa hispida cultivar B227 chromosome 4, ASM972705v1, whole genome shotgun sequence contains:
- the LOC120075344 gene encoding titin homolog; this encodes MASSDKDVEEQLLEAGNKIVDPPTSVEELLPLLDKIESLLAKVEQSPSKSMQTALTPSLKALVSDQLLRHSDIDVKVAVAACISEITRITAPDAPYNDEQMKEVFHLIVSSFENLSDKSSRSYAKRASILETVAKVRSCVVMLDLECDGLIIEMFQHFLKTVRDYHPENVFTSMETIMSLVLEESEDMAVGLLSPILESVKKDNEEILPIARKLGEKVLDNCSTKLKPYLVQAVKTLGISFDDYSDVVASICKDLSGSLEPSNLHDAGENVVAESKSVRTSEDEVDEKLTEVATPERVDMAVEKHRDSVKSNGVAEGGEDGSVSTLENKKEEHGQECKEVKSPKSPEPANLSSEKASNVKERSEKSSRKKGKKSNQSSKSTEVSHVDAQKGSESQPERESHSEHPGSPCENRSAENLPLENEADAKPSSPKAMEVESANVASPSLSESVPDECNNKSGQGNKAGQAKKKGNSAKEVVASSAEVSKESSDGMHDSGAKLDSDAEEKAPAGVSDDTKTAAEDSEERESDATSDYETKTLKHSARKGDGASKSSGGSLKQSEAKRKKGSGKSISGKNMKKLSGDDDKKEATPVLKPTSKTTKDEKILDKTPTAVSKRKRTPSKEKESETKKFDETLVGSKIKVWWPEDRMFYAGVVESFDPKRKKHKVLYTDGDEEILYLKKERWEYIDDETESEREEAADLVRSESPAEIPQKKKAKLNANESAKRGKMDVSPKKGGVTSSSKSKVAATKTDRSSGSKVESKSKENTPKVGRPTSVTGSKSKDQSTPKSGSKAGKTGPKISGKSKTDDAESHKTSKSKEDETSTPAVVAKSKQDVSKTGKSKQETPKAPAISKGKSTKTGDKSNSSNLSTKVKFTSSKSKESGDAKNLASSAKTVENSKGKSLNSSNDQGSESKSGKKRRRESKG